A stretch of Sphingomonas sp. JUb134 DNA encodes these proteins:
- the erpA gene encoding iron-sulfur cluster insertion protein ErpA, with translation MATIPVSEVGLTPSAAARVAAIAARQGKPAILRLSVEGGGCSGFQYRFGLADGPEGDDSVTETDGVRLVVDSMSLDLVRGAQVDFVESLGGAAFKVENPNAASGCGCGTSFSI, from the coding sequence ATGGCCACCATCCCTGTTTCCGAAGTCGGCCTGACGCCATCCGCCGCGGCCCGTGTCGCCGCGATCGCCGCGCGTCAGGGCAAGCCCGCCATCCTGCGCCTGTCCGTCGAGGGCGGGGGCTGTTCCGGCTTCCAGTACCGCTTCGGTCTGGCCGATGGTCCGGAGGGCGATGACAGCGTCACCGAGACCGACGGCGTCCGGCTGGTCGTCGATTCGATGAGCCTGGATTTGGTACGCGGCGCGCAGGTGGACTTCGTGGAGTCGCTGGGCGGCGCCGCGTTCAAGGTCGAGAACCCCAATGCCGCGTCGGGCTGCGGCTGCGGCACCAGCTTCTCGATCTGA